The sequence TATATATCAGAAGATGTGCCTTTTTAGTGGCTAACGAAATAACGATTTTTATAAAGAGGTAATTGTGGTTCTATTTCACTCTCAAGCATCTTGTAATAAACGAGTTAAGGCTGATGCGATTGTTCTTCCTTTTTGGAAGGTTAAGGATAAGCCGAAATGCGCAGCTTCCATCGCAAAGGAATATGAATCACTTTATCGAGTTGCCTTGGATAGCTTCTCTGGAGAAAAAGGGGAAATCGAGTTTATCTATAATTCTGGTCAAGGTAAGGAAAAGCGTCTTTTAATTTTAGGATTAGGGAAGAATGAAGAGCTAACTTCTCAGGATGTTTTAGAGGCTTATGCTAAGGTAACACGCGCATTACGTAAGGCAAAATGCACAACAGTGAATGTTGTACTTCCTACAATTTCCGAGTTGCGTATTCCTGTGGAGGATTTCTTGACCAACCTGACTTCAGGAATCCTATCTTTGAACTATAATTACCCTAAGTATACTAAGGAAACGAAAAAGACAGATCCTTTGTTAACTAAGGTTACTGTATTAGGAATTGTACCTAAGATTGCTGATAGAATCTTTAGAAAAGAAGAAAGCATCTTCGAAGGCGTCTATCTGACACGAGACCTTGTAAATGGGAATGCAGATGAGGTAACTCCTGGAAAATTAGCAAATATTGCTAAAGGATTAGCTAAGGAATTCCCTAGTGTAGACGCTAAGGTTTTGAATAAGGATGCTATTCTTAAAGAAAAGATGGGGTTGTTGGCGGCTGTGGCTAAGGGCTCAGCTGTTGACCCGTGTTTTATTGTTTTAAGCTATCAAGGTAAGCCAAAATCGAAAGATCATACTGTGCTTATAGGCAAAGGTGTGACTTTTGATTCCGGGGGCTTAGACCTTAAACCCGGGAAAGCCATGTTGACTATGAAGGAAGATATGGCAGGAGCCGCTACAGTATTAGGTATTCTTTCGGGGGTTGCTGCTCTTGAGCTTCCTGTAAATGTTACCGCTCTTATTCCTGCTACAGAGAATGCTATAGATGCTGCCTCTTATAAGATGGGGGATGTGTACGTCGGGATGTCTGGACTATCAGTAGAGATTGGTAGTACGGATGCTGAGGGGCGTCTAATACTTGCTGATGCAATCACTTATGCTTTAAAATACTGCAAGCCTACGAGAATTATTGATTTTGCTACCCTAACAGGTGCGATGGTCGTATCTTTAGGTGAGGATGTTGCTGGTTTCTTCTCAAATAATGATGTATTAGCTCAAGATCTTTCCGAAGCTTCTGCTGAAACTAGCGAATCTTTATGGCGCTTGCCTCTTGTTGAAAAATATGACAAAGCTTTGCATTCCGATATTGCTGATATGAAAAATATTGGCAGTAACCGTGCAGGGGCTATTACAGCGGCACTTTTCTTAAAACGTTTTCTTGAAGATCAACCGGTGGCATGGGCTCATTTAGACATCGCGGGTACTGCATATCGTGAAAAAGATGAGGATGCTTATCCGAAATATGCTTCTGGTTTTGGTGTTCGTTGTCTTATTTATTACATAGAAAAGTTTTTATCTAAGTAACTGTTTTTTAAACTCCTTCTGATTTAATAACGCGAATTTGTTTTTAATTTATTAAAATAAATGCGCGTTTTATTAAAGTTTTTTCAATTTCCTGCCGATAAAAGGGGTAAGTAATTACCTGTCTAATTAGGGGAAATGAAAATGTTAGGAGTACAAAAAAAACGTAGCAGCAAGAAAACAGCTACTAAAGCTGTTCGTAAACCTGCTAGAAAGGCTACTGCTAAGAAGACTGCTACTAGAAAGCCTGCGGTTAGAAAGGCAGTTCGTAAAACAGTTGCTAAGAAAACTACCGCTCGCAAAACTGTTAGAAAAACGACAGTACGTAAGACTGTAGCTAAAAAAACGACTGCGAAGAAGGCTGCTACTAGAAAGCCTGCAGTTAAAAAGGCAGTTCGTAAGACAGCTGCTAAGAAGACTACTGTACGTAAGACTGTTAGAAAAACGACAGCACGCAAGACTGTAGCTAAAAAAGCTACTGCGAAGAAGACTGCTACTAGAAAGCCTGCGGTTAGAAAGACAGTTCGCAAAACAGTTGCTAAGAAGACTACCGCTCGCAAGCCTGCTGCTAGAAAAGCAGTAGCAAAACCTGCTATGTCATGCCACAAGCATCACAGACACACAGCTTCTTGCCAACGTGTATGCGCTTCTTCAGCAAAAAGACGCTGTGGTTCTAAAAGCCGTGTTCGCACAGCTCATGGCTGGCGTCAACAATTAATGAAACTCGTTGCTCGTTAGGAACTGATTTCATTAGGCGATGGTGAACGGTAAGAAGATAGAATAGATCTCTTACCGTTTTTTTTGTTTATACTGAGGATTCTATCGACTCTCTCTGTACAGTTAGATTCGTAATGGGTATAGTAAGTGTCTACCTTTATCTGTGCTAGGAGGTTTAGGAGATGCAAGACTATACTTGCTTCCAAGATTTTTCCAAATTCTACAAGGAAAAGGCTCCGCACCTCACAGTCATTGGCTCAAATTCTGAAGAAGATCGTCGAGTGTGTGTAGAATTGCTTGTTTCTGGGAAAGCTCAGGAAATCGACGCTTTGGGATTAACAATCAGTGACTTATCAAAATGGACGGAATCTTATGGGTTATTTGCCTCTAAAGAAGTTGTTTCCATTTTCCAAGCAGAGAAGCTATCCCCGCAAATGCGTGATTTTCTAGCTCGTTATGCTAGAAATCCTCATCCTCATCTTACCTTAATGTTATTCACCACTAAGCAGTCGTTTTTCCAGTCTTTGCGAAAGGAGCTTCCTTCTGCCGTGTTCCTATCGTTATTTGGTGAATGGCAGTCGGATATGGAGAAGCGTATGGCCACCCTCCTATCTCAAAAAGCTTCCCTTTTAGGAATTTCCTGTTCTTTAGCCTTGGCCTCAGTGTTTATTAAGAAATTTCCCCAAGCGGAGATGCATACGCTTCTTGGGGAATTTCATAAGTTGCTTTGCTGTTTAGGGGGAAAGCAAGTTCTAGAGTACAACGATATTGAAAACTTTGTTGTGAAACAAGAACAGGTATCTCTATGGAAATTACGCGATGCTGTACTTCAAAGGAATACTTCTGCAAGTCAGGCAATGCTTCAAGCTTTGTTGCATGAACATGGGGAAGAACCTCTGGGATTAATAGCTTTTCTTCGTGGGCAGTGTTTGTACGGATTGCGTAGTTTAGAAGAAGAAACGGGGGATAGGAAACATCGCTTTTTTATTGCCTATGGGAAAGAACGGCTCCACCAAGCTTTAAGTTATTTATTTTATGCTGAGAGTATTATTAAGAATAATACTCAAGATCCTATAATAGCCATGGAAACTTTGCTGATTAGGATGACAAGTACATGACTTTGTATATTTTCCCGAATACTTTAGGAAATCGACGCGTGGATCTTTTACCTGCGGGTATAAGTGAAGTTCTACCTAAACTCCAAGGTTTAATAGCAGAGAGCGACCGTGGTGGTCGTACCTTCCTGAGTTTATGGAAAGTTCAGGAAATACACAAGTTTCCTATAGCAGTATTAAGTAAGAACGCCCGGTCTGTAAAGGCATGGGATTTTTATCTTGAGCCTATTGTAAAAAAACAAGAAAACTGGGGATTGGTTTCTGACTCGGGTCTTCCTTGTATTGCCGATCCTGGAGCAGGACTGGTACGTCGTGCTCGTGATCTT is a genomic window of Chlamydia psittaci 6BC containing:
- a CDS encoding leucyl aminopeptidase, with translation MVLFHSQASCNKRVKADAIVLPFWKVKDKPKCAASIAKEYESLYRVALDSFSGEKGEIEFIYNSGQGKEKRLLILGLGKNEELTSQDVLEAYAKVTRALRKAKCTTVNVVLPTISELRIPVEDFLTNLTSGILSLNYNYPKYTKETKKTDPLLTKVTVLGIVPKIADRIFRKEESIFEGVYLTRDLVNGNADEVTPGKLANIAKGLAKEFPSVDAKVLNKDAILKEKMGLLAAVAKGSAVDPCFIVLSYQGKPKSKDHTVLIGKGVTFDSGGLDLKPGKAMLTMKEDMAGAATVLGILSGVAALELPVNVTALIPATENAIDAASYKMGDVYVGMSGLSVEIGSTDAEGRLILADAITYALKYCKPTRIIDFATLTGAMVVSLGEDVAGFFSNNDVLAQDLSEASAETSESLWRLPLVEKYDKALHSDIADMKNIGSNRAGAITAALFLKRFLEDQPVAWAHLDIAGTAYREKDEDAYPKYASGFGVRCLIYYIEKFLSK
- the hctB gene encoding histone H1-like DNA-binding protein Hc2 produces the protein MLGVQKKRSSKKTATKAVRKPARKATAKKTATRKPAVRKAVRKTVAKKTTARKTVRKTTVRKTVAKKTTAKKAATRKPAVKKAVRKTAAKKTTVRKTVRKTTARKTVAKKATAKKTATRKPAVRKTVRKTVAKKTTARKPAARKAVAKPAMSCHKHHRHTASCQRVCASSAKRRCGSKSRVRTAHGWRQQLMKLVAR
- a CDS encoding DNA polymerase III subunit delta, yielding MQDYTCFQDFSKFYKEKAPHLTVIGSNSEEDRRVCVELLVSGKAQEIDALGLTISDLSKWTESYGLFASKEVVSIFQAEKLSPQMRDFLARYARNPHPHLTLMLFTTKQSFFQSLRKELPSAVFLSLFGEWQSDMEKRMATLLSQKASLLGISCSLALASVFIKKFPQAEMHTLLGEFHKLLCCLGGKQVLEYNDIENFVVKQEQVSLWKLRDAVLQRNTSASQAMLQALLHEHGEEPLGLIAFLRGQCLYGLRSLEEETGDRKHRFFIAYGKERLHQALSYLFYAESIIKNNTQDPIIAMETLLIRMTST